The following coding sequences are from one Paenibacillus sp. FSL R5-0912 window:
- a CDS encoding RNA-guided endonuclease InsQ/TnpB family protein has product MNGILITTKIKLLPKQEQYQALKRTMEQFNQACNRISIIAYESNCFSKVKLQQLCYYPIRIEFENLSSQLIIRAIAKVCEAYKLNKKTKCQFKLDGAIVYDQRILSLKGLGNVSLATVEGRIKVPMFISGYHISVMQDRRIRGQADLVLEIPEGERINTSEVLGIDLGIVNIATDSKGEFFSGAKINNLRKRYSRLRTKLQSKGTKAAKRRLQQRARKERRMARDINHCISKNIVEKAQRHSSVIALENLNGISKNKQKSKTVMKSQRQRLSRWSFFQLRQFIEYKARMNGVPVVFVDPKYTSQECSSCGHTDKENRKTQDQFECVSCGFVANADYNASLNIKRRAIVS; this is encoded by the coding sequence GTGAATGGAATCCTTATTACAACAAAAATAAAATTATTGCCGAAACAAGAACAATATCAAGCACTTAAACGTACAATGGAACAGTTTAACCAGGCATGTAATCGAATTAGTATAATTGCTTACGAGAGTAATTGCTTTTCTAAAGTAAAACTTCAGCAATTGTGTTATTACCCAATTCGTATAGAATTTGAAAATCTTTCTTCTCAATTGATTATTCGTGCAATCGCCAAGGTTTGTGAAGCATACAAGTTAAATAAAAAAACAAAATGTCAATTCAAATTAGACGGTGCCATTGTGTATGACCAACGTATCCTATCTTTAAAAGGATTGGGAAATGTCTCTTTAGCTACCGTTGAAGGTCGTATTAAAGTTCCTATGTTTATTAGTGGCTACCATATTTCCGTCATGCAAGATAGACGTATTCGAGGTCAAGCGGATCTTGTTTTAGAAATTCCTGAAGGTGAAAGAATCAATACATCTGAAGTATTAGGTATTGATTTAGGTATTGTTAATATTGCAACAGATAGTAAAGGTGAATTTTTTAGTGGTGCAAAGATCAATAACCTTCGCAAGCGATATTCCCGTCTGCGCACCAAACTGCAATCCAAAGGAACTAAGGCTGCGAAAAGAAGGTTACAACAGCGTGCTAGAAAAGAGCGTCGTATGGCCCGTGATATAAACCATTGCATCTCTAAGAATATCGTTGAAAAGGCTCAAAGGCACTCTTCTGTCATTGCATTAGAAAACCTTAATGGTATCTCAAAAAACAAGCAGAAGAGTAAGACGGTTATGAAGTCGCAACGACAACGATTAAGCAGATGGTCATTCTTCCAGTTACGTCAATTCATAGAATATAAGGCTCGAATGAATGGCGTTCCTGTTGTGTTCGTTGACCCGAAGTACACAAGCCAAGAATGTTCTTCCTGTGGTCATACAGACAAAGAAAACCGAAAAACTCAAGACCAGTTTGAATGTGTGTCGTGCGGATTCGTTGCTAACGCCGACTACAATGCTTCTCTTAATATTAAGAGAAGGGCTATTGTCAGCTAG
- a CDS encoding GNAT family N-acetyltransferase gives MSTYEAIMGMALQGAAVELKSMTSADGAVLRALLSHPEVQPHIQLRQGSSSQQGVLDKLVNRMLHGYDPCALHAGIYLKGQPELIGSVSLQNWNRHEGKAVLGYMLNPTWWGRGFATEALGLLLAYGFRELELLKVEGRCRGDNLRSEQVMLKNGLTLERTLPMADGSGDVMKVFTNSNRKEAHSF, from the coding sequence ATGAGCACTTATGAAGCGATTATGGGTATGGCGCTGCAGGGAGCGGCGGTAGAACTGAAAAGTATGACATCCGCTGACGGCGCAGTGCTGCGGGCGCTGCTCTCCCATCCGGAGGTGCAGCCGCATATTCAGCTGCGCCAGGGCTCATCCTCCCAGCAGGGCGTTCTGGATAAGCTGGTGAACCGGATGCTGCATGGTTATGACCCTTGCGCATTGCATGCAGGCATCTATCTCAAAGGACAGCCGGAGCTGATCGGGTCGGTCTCCCTGCAGAACTGGAACCGGCATGAGGGCAAGGCGGTGCTGGGGTATATGCTTAATCCAACATGGTGGGGGCGCGGCTTCGCCACTGAAGCATTGGGGCTGCTGCTGGCCTACGGGTTCCGCGAACTGGAACTGCTGAAGGTGGAGGGACGCTGCCGCGGGGACAACCTCAGATCAGAGCAGGTGATGCTCAAGAATGGTCTGACCCTGGAGCGGACACTGCCGATGGCGGACGGCTCGGGCGATGTAATGAAAGTATTCACAAACTCAAATCGCAAAGAAGCTCATTCTTTTTAA
- a CDS encoding metallophosphoesterase, whose amino-acid sequence MSTKSSGGSPRSDLPAAGTGGYTPPQKEGAGSRKMTRRQFLARGAATVVGAGLLTGGYAWQGEPNWLEITRRELPLKDLPSAFAGTRLVHFSDVHLGFNKDAHDLARLTKHIKEEKPDLICFTGDIVDSYAEDLTDSVAILAELEAPLGKYAILGNHDYKNTELLTRLLNESGFRVLRNQSYLIKQGGAVMAVAGLDDMLHGKPDPEAAIEGIPDGTFTVLMMHEPDYADTAEGYPFHLQLSGHSHGGQIRLPLLGAPFTPYGSQKYIDGLYYTENKAMPVYVNRGFGETMMPLRFMCRPELTVLTLRRE is encoded by the coding sequence ATGAGTACAAAATCGTCCGGGGGCTCTCCCAGGTCTGACCTGCCGGCGGCAGGTACCGGCGGTTATACCCCTCCGCAGAAAGAGGGGGCTGGCAGCCGCAAAATGACCCGCCGCCAGTTCCTCGCCCGGGGGGCGGCAACCGTAGTTGGCGCCGGCCTGCTTACCGGCGGCTATGCCTGGCAGGGCGAGCCTAACTGGCTGGAGATTACGCGGAGGGAGCTGCCTCTGAAGGACCTCCCTTCAGCTTTTGCCGGAACCCGGCTCGTTCATTTCAGCGATGTGCATCTGGGCTTCAACAAGGATGCGCATGATCTGGCCCGGCTGACTAAGCACATCAAGGAGGAGAAGCCGGATCTGATCTGCTTCACCGGGGATATTGTGGACAGCTATGCCGAGGATTTGACAGACTCGGTCGCTATTCTGGCAGAGCTTGAAGCTCCGCTGGGCAAGTATGCCATCCTAGGCAACCATGATTACAAGAATACGGAGCTGCTTACCCGCCTGCTGAACGAATCCGGCTTCCGTGTGCTGCGGAACCAGTCCTACCTGATCAAGCAGGGCGGAGCCGTGATGGCGGTGGCTGGACTCGACGATATGCTGCATGGCAAGCCGGACCCGGAGGCCGCAATCGAGGGCATCCCGGACGGCACGTTCACGGTGCTGATGATGCATGAGCCGGATTACGCCGATACGGCGGAAGGGTATCCGTTTCACCTGCAGCTCTCAGGGCACAGCCACGGCGGTCAGATCCGTCTGCCGCTGCTGGGTGCGCCGTTCACGCCTTACGGCTCGCAGAAATACATAGACGGCCTGTATTACACAGAGAATAAGGCGATGCCGGTGTATGTGAACAGGGGATTCGGTGAAACCATGATGCCGCTGCGCTTCATGTGCCGGCCGGAGCTTACTGTACTGACTCTGCGCCGGGAGTAA
- a CDS encoding potassium channel family protein has product MAWWIWIFNFAVIILLALWSLRIKLSWMGKGVLLAPILIYALISVEDLLDLIDLGTIVPGNKGLRGLILIFVLASVLFYILFIFHEIKDSNSKEVRLQHTLVRISIAAFSCIIFFTVVYTSIYKLFGQSSFQGEGIGQDLLSQLITFLYFSVATFTTVGYGDVAPIDNTSRLVVVMQICFSFITVAYALSMLGLFRKILGPDTTEEEIEAAIEVDIDDKVEEAVTDKHEEREQEAQDEQEAQDAGIPPKRPGSDKGSD; this is encoded by the coding sequence ATGGCGTGGTGGATATGGATTTTCAATTTTGCTGTAATCATATTGCTGGCGCTGTGGTCTCTCCGGATCAAGCTGAGCTGGATGGGCAAAGGAGTTCTGCTGGCCCCCATTCTGATCTATGCCCTGATTTCGGTTGAGGATCTGCTGGACCTGATCGATCTAGGCACCATTGTGCCCGGCAACAAGGGACTGCGCGGTCTGATTCTGATTTTTGTCCTGGCTTCGGTCCTATTTTATATTCTGTTTATTTTTCATGAGATCAAGGACTCCAACAGCAAGGAAGTCAGGCTGCAGCATACACTGGTCCGGATCAGCATCGCTGCGTTTAGCTGCATTATTTTTTTTACAGTTGTATATACATCCATATATAAGCTGTTTGGCCAGTCTTCCTTCCAGGGCGAGGGGATAGGCCAGGATCTGCTCAGCCAGCTGATCACCTTCCTGTACTTCAGCGTAGCTACATTTACGACAGTCGGGTACGGGGATGTGGCTCCCATAGATAACACTTCGCGGCTTGTTGTAGTCATGCAGATCTGCTTCAGCTTCATAACCGTTGCCTATGCCCTGTCCATGCTGGGCTTGTTCCGCAAAATTCTCGGACCCGACACCACTGAAGAAGAGATTGAAGCGGCCATAGAAGTGGACATTGATGACAAAGTGGAAGAAGCTGTAACAGATAAGCATGAGGAGAGGGAGCAGGAAGCACAGGATGAACAGGAAGCACAGGATGCCGGAATTCCGCCGAAGCGGCCTGGAAGCGATAAGGGGTCAGATTAA
- a CDS encoding DUF3891 family protein, which produces MICREQDGAFVMVKQHEHGLLAGEFAKWFKEEHTPAEGRRAEVLRAVSNHDRGWIDLDETPFWNDAEGAPYSFIDFPVVPKLTFYRRGIDEVESDTPYGALLCSSHFERLIEVSGEECPELTQYLQDEAERRARIHRELEQSRPLEEGELYYDARLLQFCDDLSLFLALSEPGSAESEKHPWFADGFSGSEEFSFTSGKAIQAEWQDKSTLILDPFPFTKDVGICFKQRRVSRKDIKLKGIAAAYRETPEEECRITVTSRPGEEPKVKSGAGGHTTG; this is translated from the coding sequence GTGATTTGTCGTGAACAGGACGGAGCGTTTGTGATGGTGAAGCAGCATGAGCACGGCCTGCTGGCCGGGGAATTTGCGAAGTGGTTCAAGGAAGAGCATACGCCTGCGGAAGGCCGCCGGGCTGAAGTGCTGCGGGCGGTGAGCAATCATGACCGGGGCTGGATTGATCTCGACGAGACGCCGTTCTGGAACGATGCAGAGGGGGCGCCATACAGCTTCATCGACTTCCCCGTTGTGCCTAAGCTGACCTTCTACAGACGGGGCATCGACGAGGTTGAATCAGATACACCTTATGGGGCGCTGCTGTGCAGCTCGCATTTCGAACGGCTGATCGAAGTATCCGGTGAGGAATGCCCGGAGCTGACACAGTATCTGCAGGATGAAGCGGAGCGCAGAGCCCGTATCCACCGCGAGCTGGAGCAGAGCCGGCCGCTTGAAGAAGGCGAACTGTATTATGACGCCAGACTGCTGCAGTTCTGTGATGACCTGTCGCTGTTTCTGGCGCTGAGCGAGCCGGGCAGCGCCGAGTCCGAGAAGCATCCCTGGTTCGCAGACGGCTTCTCGGGCAGCGAGGAATTCAGCTTCACCTCAGGCAAGGCTATTCAGGCAGAGTGGCAGGATAAGTCCACGCTGATTCTGGACCCGTTCCCATTCACCAAGGATGTCGGGATATGTTTTAAGCAGCGCCGGGTTAGCCGGAAGGACATTAAGCTTAAGGGCATCGCTGCAGCTTACAGGGAGACACCTGAGGAAGAGTGCCGGATTACTGTAACCAGCAGACCCGGAGAAGAGCCGAAGGTGAAGTCCGGTGCTGGCGGGCACACAACGGGCTAA
- the sdhB gene encoding succinate dehydrogenase iron-sulfur subunit, translating to MAETAAAPKNVKFIITRQDEPETNPYTEEFELAYRPGMNVISALMEIQRNPVNAKGDNTVPVCWESNCLEEVCGACSMVINGKPRQACAALIDNLEQPVRIEPMKTFPVVRDLVIDRSRMFNALKRVKAWIPIDGTYDLGPGPRMPEKKRQWAYELSKCMTCGVCLEACPNVNEKTNFIGPAAISQVRLFNAHPTGEMNSDERLEALMEDGGIDGCGNSQNCVRACPKGIPLTTSIAEINKQTTKHMFKRWLGV from the coding sequence ATGGCGGAAACTGCAGCAGCTCCCAAAAACGTAAAATTTATCATTACCCGCCAAGACGAGCCGGAAACGAACCCGTATACGGAGGAGTTCGAGCTTGCCTACCGTCCGGGAATGAATGTGATCAGCGCGCTTATGGAAATCCAGCGCAATCCGGTGAACGCGAAGGGTGACAATACAGTCCCGGTGTGCTGGGAATCGAACTGTCTGGAGGAAGTATGCGGCGCCTGTTCCATGGTGATCAACGGCAAGCCGCGGCAGGCCTGCGCAGCGCTGATCGATAACCTGGAGCAGCCGGTGCGCATTGAGCCGATGAAGACCTTCCCCGTGGTCCGTGACCTGGTGATTGACCGCAGCCGGATGTTCAATGCCCTGAAGCGGGTTAAGGCCTGGATTCCGATCGACGGCACGTATGACCTGGGTCCGGGACCCCGGATGCCGGAGAAGAAGCGTCAGTGGGCTTATGAGTTATCCAAGTGCATGACCTGCGGTGTCTGCCTGGAGGCATGCCCGAATGTCAATGAGAAGACCAATTTCATCGGTCCTGCGGCTATTTCGCAGGTGCGCCTGTTCAACGCCCACCCTACGGGCGAGATGAACTCTGACGAACGTCTGGAAGCGCTGATGGAAGACGGCGGCATCGACGGCTGCGGCAACTCGCAGAACTGCGTGCGCGCCTGCCCGAAGGGAATTCCGCTGACCACCTCCATTGCCGAGATCAATAAGCAGACGACTAAGCATATGTTCAAGCGCTGGCTGGGCGTGTAA
- the sdhA gene encoding succinate dehydrogenase flavoprotein subunit yields the protein MASADIIIVGGGLAGLMATIKAAESGAHVHLFSLVPVKRSHSVCAQGGINGAVNTKGEGDSPWEHFDDTVYGGDFLANQPPVKAMCEAAPGIIHLMDRMGVMFNRTPEGLLDFRRFGGTKRHRTAFAGATTGQQLLYALDEQVRRWEAEGLVTKSENWEFLSVILDDERVCRGISAQNLKTMEIQTFPADAVILASGGPGIIFGKTTNSVINTGTAASAVYQQGVHYANGEFIQIHPTAIPGDDKLRLMSESARGEGGRIWTYKDGKPWYFLEEKYPSYGNLVPRDIATREIFNVCVDQGLGINGENMVYLDLSHKDPKELDVKLGGIIEIYEKFMGDDPRKIPMKIFPAVHYSMGGMWVDYNQMTNIPGLFAAGECEYQYHGANRLGANSLVSAIYGGMVSGPKAVEYIKGLKKSVQDISSTVFDSFHKTQEDKYESLLGMTGTENAYVIHKELGEWMTANMTVVRENKKLEATIGKIKELKERYGRINMSDTSRWSNQGVAFTRQLWNMLELSEAMTLGALLRNESRGAHYKPEFPTRNDEEFLKTTKAAWTADGPQISYEEVDVSLIPPRVRDYSKD from the coding sequence ATGGCATCAGCCGATATTATCATCGTGGGCGGCGGTCTGGCCGGCCTGATGGCTACCATCAAAGCCGCCGAATCCGGCGCGCATGTACATCTATTCTCACTGGTCCCTGTCAAAAGATCGCATTCGGTCTGCGCGCAAGGCGGCATCAACGGCGCTGTGAATACAAAGGGCGAGGGCGACTCGCCCTGGGAGCATTTCGACGATACCGTCTACGGCGGCGACTTCCTGGCCAACCAGCCTCCGGTCAAAGCGATGTGCGAAGCCGCACCGGGCATTATTCACCTGATGGACCGGATGGGCGTTATGTTCAACCGCACACCGGAGGGGCTGCTTGATTTCCGCCGGTTCGGCGGGACGAAGCGCCACCGGACAGCGTTCGCCGGAGCGACAACCGGCCAGCAGCTGCTGTATGCGCTGGATGAGCAGGTGCGCCGCTGGGAAGCCGAAGGCCTGGTGACCAAAAGCGAGAACTGGGAGTTCCTCTCCGTCATTCTCGATGACGAACGCGTATGCCGCGGCATCAGCGCCCAGAATCTGAAGACGATGGAAATTCAGACCTTCCCGGCGGATGCGGTCATTCTGGCCAGCGGCGGTCCGGGGATTATTTTCGGCAAAACGACGAATTCGGTCATCAACACAGGAACCGCTGCAAGCGCTGTATATCAGCAGGGTGTGCATTATGCGAACGGGGAATTCATCCAGATCCACCCGACAGCCATCCCGGGCGATGACAAGCTGCGGCTGATGTCGGAATCAGCGCGCGGAGAAGGCGGACGTATCTGGACCTATAAGGACGGTAAACCGTGGTATTTCCTCGAAGAGAAATATCCCTCTTACGGCAATCTGGTGCCGCGCGATATCGCAACACGTGAGATTTTCAATGTGTGTGTGGATCAGGGGCTGGGCATTAACGGCGAGAACATGGTGTACCTGGATCTTTCGCATAAGGACCCGAAGGAGCTCGACGTCAAGCTGGGCGGCATTATCGAGATCTACGAGAAGTTCATGGGGGATGATCCCCGCAAAATTCCGATGAAAATCTTCCCCGCTGTGCATTATTCGATGGGCGGCATGTGGGTCGACTATAACCAGATGACGAATATTCCCGGTCTCTTCGCCGCAGGGGAATGTGAATATCAATATCACGGGGCGAACCGCCTTGGAGCAAATTCGCTGGTATCGGCGATCTATGGCGGCATGGTATCGGGGCCGAAGGCTGTGGAATATATCAAGGGGCTCAAGAAGTCGGTTCAGGATATCTCCTCCACGGTGTTTGACAGCTTCCACAAGACGCAAGAAGACAAATATGAGTCTCTGCTGGGGATGACAGGCACGGAGAATGCTTACGTAATCCACAAGGAGCTTGGCGAATGGATGACGGCCAACATGACCGTGGTGCGTGAGAACAAGAAGCTGGAAGCGACCATCGGCAAAATCAAAGAGCTAAAGGAACGCTACGGCCGCATCAACATGAGCGATACTTCACGCTGGAGCAACCAGGGCGTAGCCTTCACCCGCCAGCTGTGGAATATGCTGGAGCTGTCAGAAGCCATGACCCTCGGAGCGCTGCTGCGCAACGAGAGCCGGGGCGCGCATTACAAGCCGGAGTTCCCTACCCGCAATGATGAGGAATTCCTCAAGACGACCAAAGCCGCCTGGACGGCTGACGGCCCGCAGATCTCATATGAGGAAGTGGATGTGTCGCTGATTCCTCCGCGGGTGCGGGATTACTCGAAGGACTAA
- a CDS encoding succinate dehydrogenase cytochrome b558 subunit, producing MRGFYSRKIHSLLGVIPLGAFFLEHMLTNFAAVEGGASGFTDSVLWLNSLPLVFFLELFGIWLPLLYHGVYGLYIAYQSKPNLNRYNLERNWRYTLQRISGIVTFIFIVWHLYDTRVQVALGNVEHDELGGVMHNIVTQPLLMTFYIIGIVAACFHFSNGLWSFLISWGITVGPRSQRVSSILCLGVFVLVTFMFVLSLVTFRDDEFQTAATAMQSLSSVI from the coding sequence ATGAGAGGATTTTATTCCAGAAAGATTCATTCCTTGCTCGGCGTTATCCCGCTTGGGGCCTTTTTCCTTGAGCACATGCTGACGAACTTCGCAGCAGTAGAGGGTGGCGCTTCCGGTTTCACAGACAGTGTGCTCTGGCTGAACAGCCTGCCGCTGGTCTTCTTCCTGGAATTGTTCGGCATCTGGCTGCCGCTGCTGTACCATGGAGTGTACGGTCTGTACATCGCTTATCAGTCGAAGCCGAACCTGAACCGCTACAATCTGGAAAGAAACTGGCGTTATACGCTGCAACGTATCAGCGGAATCGTCACCTTCATCTTCATTGTCTGGCATCTGTACGATACCCGTGTCCAGGTGGCGCTTGGCAATGTAGAGCATGATGAGCTGGGCGGAGTTATGCATAACATTGTAACCCAGCCGCTGCTGATGACCTTCTACATCATCGGTATCGTAGCAGCCTGCTTCCATTTCTCCAATGGTCTATGGTCCTTCCTCATCAGCTGGGGTATCACTGTGGGGCCGCGTTCACAGCGGGTGTCCTCTATCCTCTGTCTCGGTGTATTCGTACTGGTTACCTTCATGTTCGTACTGTCACTGGTGACGTTCCGTGATGATGAATTTCAAACCGCAGCCACCGCGATGCAGTCGCTCAGCAGCGTTATTTAG
- a CDS encoding LysR family transcriptional regulator, with amino-acid sequence MYDDLDAFAAVVEHSSLNRASRQLNLSQPALSRKISKLEERLGVALFHRFGKRLELTEVGRLTYTYALEQRQQRSKFLEALSKFKEGEPQLVTLGASLTTLQTTLPPLVNAYMEKYPAAELKLITGKTHEMVTAVSEGKCDVGIIASQVQEPGLRCIPLFEDQLRLVVAEHHPLAQSPRLTMEHLSRLPMILFSKGTWYRRTTDDLFQRCGVDPDVRMEIDSFEAIVRLLPTIKAAALLPKSYLRPELLNGGGLVSLHIKELEQTQRTTCLIYQGSGGLSTAARCLVQVTEEVFLSGRE; translated from the coding sequence ATGTACGATGATTTAGACGCTTTTGCTGCAGTTGTGGAGCATTCCAGCCTGAACCGGGCCTCCCGCCAGCTCAACCTGTCCCAGCCAGCCCTATCCCGCAAAATATCCAAGCTGGAGGAACGGCTCGGGGTCGCCCTGTTTCACCGTTTCGGCAAGCGGCTGGAGCTTACGGAGGTAGGACGGCTTACTTATACCTATGCGCTGGAGCAGCGGCAGCAGCGCTCCAAGTTTCTGGAAGCGTTGTCCAAGTTCAAGGAAGGCGAACCGCAGCTCGTCACGCTGGGAGCCAGCCTGACCACACTGCAAACCACGCTGCCTCCGCTGGTGAATGCCTACATGGAGAAATACCCGGCGGCTGAGCTGAAGCTGATCACCGGGAAGACGCATGAGATGGTTACCGCAGTCAGCGAGGGCAAATGCGATGTCGGCATCATCGCCTCCCAGGTTCAGGAGCCAGGGCTGCGCTGTATCCCGCTGTTCGAGGACCAGCTCCGGCTGGTCGTTGCCGAGCACCATCCGCTGGCCCAGTCTCCGCGGCTCACGATGGAGCATCTCTCCCGGCTGCCGATGATTCTCTTCTCCAAGGGCACCTGGTACCGCCGGACGACTGATGATCTGTTCCAGCGCTGCGGCGTTGATCCCGATGTGCGGATGGAGATCGACTCCTTCGAAGCGATTGTCCGGCTGCTGCCGACCATCAAGGCCGCTGCGTTGCTGCCGAAGTCTTACCTCCGCCCGGAGCTGCTGAACGGCGGGGGACTCGTCTCCCTGCACATCAAGGAGCTCGAACAGACGCAGCGGACCACTTGCCTGATCTACCAGGGCAGCGGCGGACTTAGCACTGCAGCACGCTGCCTCGTGCAGGTGACTGAAGAAGTATTCCTGTCCGGACGCGAATAA
- a CDS encoding ABC transporter substrate-binding protein, with protein sequence MNKRKMYSLMMASVMTAGMLAGCSGGNNNAKNANTDPTTAPAESAAATNQTEGSFPDYSKGFEKKVSLDIPVYERAYEGWNVSDNYYTRWVQAEFGDKYNIEVNYVPITRAKEVTDYEQLLASHKAPDIIFHYDMPQALTYYGEDVMQPLDHAEIENYAPTYWKNMGPTIEQYGTVDDQKTFFFAARPEADNFVNIIRKDWVEKVGMKVEDLTSLEKYNEMLAKWKEAGLGVTGGNLLQNFYNFNYAFREWPVDAKYRALYSDLSVADLTTADTEAYLRNLNYQYNNGLLDKEFYLRNDEPKVKAEFVSGKTGNFAFYLANNTDVFAATLQNNPEAEFAVVPPYAGVPEGNKPQGRAYWPFGFIMGINYESTPEERAAVWMYLEWLSQPENLFKFQNGIEGENYTLDADGIALKNPDFKGESVLAQNNNKDYWGLVTEIAQYPDAAKTRTANLRNWAPAGYETLADDLVKYYDEVAEFRTPDALFNVVLEKVNEYKADLNTLFQELYVKVVLSPEAEFDATYEAAKKTYLEAGYQEVLDEKQAAIDAGKFR encoded by the coding sequence ATGAATAAAAGAAAAATGTATTCGTTAATGATGGCATCAGTCATGACGGCTGGCATGCTGGCCGGATGCTCCGGGGGAAATAACAACGCTAAAAATGCAAACACTGATCCTACCACAGCCCCGGCAGAATCAGCAGCAGCCACGAACCAGACTGAAGGCAGCTTCCCTGATTACTCCAAGGGCTTCGAGAAGAAGGTCTCCCTGGATATTCCGGTTTATGAACGGGCGTATGAGGGCTGGAATGTGTCCGACAACTATTATACCCGCTGGGTACAAGCGGAATTTGGCGACAAATACAATATCGAAGTCAATTACGTGCCGATTACCCGCGCCAAAGAGGTAACAGATTACGAGCAGCTGCTGGCATCGCATAAAGCCCCTGATATCATCTTCCATTACGATATGCCGCAAGCGCTTACTTATTATGGTGAGGATGTTATGCAGCCGCTGGACCATGCTGAAATCGAAAATTACGCACCAACGTATTGGAAAAACATGGGCCCTACTATTGAGCAGTATGGTACAGTGGATGATCAGAAAACCTTCTTCTTCGCTGCCCGCCCTGAAGCCGACAACTTCGTCAACATTATCCGCAAGGACTGGGTTGAAAAGGTTGGCATGAAGGTTGAGGATTTGACTTCGCTGGAGAAGTACAACGAGATGCTGGCGAAATGGAAAGAGGCCGGACTCGGTGTGACCGGCGGCAACCTGCTGCAGAACTTCTACAACTTTAACTATGCTTTCCGTGAATGGCCGGTTGACGCGAAATATCGTGCGCTGTATTCCGACCTTAGCGTAGCTGACCTTACCACGGCTGATACAGAGGCTTACCTACGAAACCTGAACTATCAGTATAATAACGGTCTGCTTGATAAGGAATTCTATCTGCGTAACGACGAGCCTAAAGTCAAAGCTGAATTTGTTTCCGGCAAAACAGGGAACTTCGCGTTCTACCTGGCAAACAATACGGATGTATTTGCAGCTACTCTGCAGAACAACCCGGAAGCTGAATTTGCCGTAGTGCCTCCTTACGCAGGTGTTCCGGAAGGTAACAAGCCTCAAGGACGCGCTTACTGGCCGTTCGGCTTCATCATGGGAATTAACTATGAATCGACACCTGAGGAACGTGCTGCGGTATGGATGTATCTCGAATGGCTGAGCCAGCCGGAGAACCTGTTCAAGTTCCAGAACGGTATCGAAGGGGAGAACTACACACTTGACGCAGATGGCATCGCTCTGAAGAATCCTGATTTCAAAGGCGAATCTGTCCTGGCACAGAACAATAACAAGGACTACTGGGGCCTTGTGACTGAAATTGCACAGTATCCTGATGCGGCCAAAACCCGTACGGCTAACCTGCGTAACTGGGCGCCAGCCGGGTACGAGACGCTTGCTGATGATTTAGTGAAATATTACGACGAGGTTGCGGAATTCCGCACGCCGGATGCGCTGTTCAATGTAGTGCTTGAAAAGGTAAACGAGTATAAGGCGGACCTGAACACGCTGTTCCAGGAGCTGTACGTGAAGGTCGTGCTCTCCCCGGAAGCTGAATTCGACGCCACCTATGAAGCAGCCAAGAAGACTTACCTTGAAGCAGGCTACCAGGAAGTTCTCGATGAGAAGCAAGCTGCCATTGATGCAGGTAAGTTCCGCTAA